In Vitis vinifera cultivar Pinot Noir 40024 chromosome 4, ASM3070453v1, the genomic window ttttttttatatttttttattcattatataaaaataatttttatatatctatcttaaacaatacatatattaatattattttacaatataaattttcttttagttatttcttatcaaaaattttatttttataaataaataatataaaaataaaaaaattgataaaataaataaataaatctattatttatataacattaaaatatctcatataaaaaatataataaataatatatcttactatttataatattatatatttggttgaacatagaaaaaaaaatgacaatataatttatcatttttcattatCAAACAAATAGAAGATAAGATatgttatatcattttttattatatttggtgTTATGttcaatcaattaaatataacttaaaatcatatttttagaaCACGGTGTTACAAATTTAAGCATTTTTTAAACTCATATGCGACACTTATTTGAGCAAGTGGTGACAACAAGCtcgtcttttaaaaatataaatttattttttatattaagtgcttttagaaaacaagtttaatttgtttttttttatataattaatcttttaaaagaaaaatacaataaaatatttttacactcaattcttctttttaaaaaaacaagttttacgAAAGATTTCATTTGACataaaaatacattaatttttattgatatttttgaaaaaaatagtattttaacaattttttaattcacCATCCAACTAAGAACcaattaatctaaaattttgtGGACTTTCCCACTACATTCATGTTAAGATAAATGGATTCTGTCATTTTCTAATAGTCCAAATAAGAATATGGCaaggattttttgaaatagtttgAGAAATGGATTGTTTTAGCAAAAAGAAAATTGACAATTAAGAAATAGATTttccatataaaataaatctcaCCAAAATATTGAGTGCCTTCAAATAAAAATGGACATGTTAGGTGTTAGTCCGTTATTTctatcaaaataatcaaaagaTAATTAATGCTTTAACAAAAGTGCTTGAAGGAAATTtcaatttgtaataatattaaagaaaaaatttattatctcaaaaacctcttttaaaaaaaaattaattacttcaTCTACGTTTAACTTAAGAATGACAAcaaggttagtttttttttaggattcGAATCGTCCCAACTCTAATAGAGAATGAACTTAGAATAGCATAATTGGATTCAAGTTAGGTTAGGGATTTGATTCTTAAACCCGATAActtaatttatctatttataaatttgagggaaaaaaaaattgttgaactAGCAAAAAGCTAATTAGGTCGTCCGATACTCGCCTTGTCTAGTCTAGTCTTGGTTCCAAATAAAAATGAGATGTATTTAAACAAAATGGGGATGTATAACACCCCTAATTTGTCTTATTGGAATCcctaatttaattcaaaattttaaattttatttttaaaaattcatcctCAAAATataatgatgataaaattatcattataatatttgattaaaattaaaaatggacaTTCTTTTCTTAATGGAGTTGCTTCAAACTAATATAaacaaatctttttatttttattttaacaaaattaaacaactctCATATAGgtaaattaaattatctttttgagaaaatttcatattcaatgaaaataaaactttcaAACCTATGGCAACCTAAACATGGTAATCCTACACCTAGATATAAAATACAATTTCCTTgtactatttttatatttaggcAATGAAGAATAATCATGGCCATGCAATTAATTATGCATTATCTTATATGAATGAGGTtctagaattttaaaaattatttaaattttaagaatattcatattatatatatatatatatagaaccCTAGGACatgtttaaagttttttttttttttttctattttcctacAAACATGCACAATGCATGAAGGCACCTCATGAAAAATAACTCAATTAAAATacacatttaaatatttgattgatACAAAAATAACGTAATTATATAATGTAGGATTTCAAgtgctaccaactctcctaaaaatAATTGTCATTAGGAAAGATATATATCTTACCTTTATAGTACATTCACCCAAGCGTCCATAACATTCGAATACGAAAGAAGTTAATAAACTCGATCAACCCTTCAATCTGCCAACATACAAAATTAGATATAACAATTTTATATCAATAAGTTGCATTACCTTTGTTTACACTCTAGATCCTAGTTGTGACAAACTTTCACCTTGTCGTTATAAAAGCATTTTCTTTTGGTAATAGTAAAAAAACATCATTGTCGTTACCATATCGAGTCTTGGTGGTACATTACTAATACAAGTGTTACTTTTTTGTTAGTTCACTTTATTCTTTTCATCATCTAGTTAAAATTCGAGGACAAAGAGCCCATGTCCACTCATGAGAGAGAGCTCCTATTTTGCCCAACTCCTTTGATTCCATTGACCCTACCTCCTAAGCCTACTTCATAGGCCTATCAATGACAAAGAAAGACAAGTGATTTCTTATGGCCTAAACTCAAAATCTTCTCACCCAGTTGAATCATATCAAGATAACATATTTAAACTCGACATCTTATCATTAATTTTGTGTCTTACAAATATGTCTTTTCCATCCATGTGATCATTCTCTTTTGCCTTGTCCACTATTTCTATTCCTTATCTTATTAATAGGCTTTACCTTCTGGTGGTTGAAAACTTGGGAAGCAACATGATATGAGTGTCCTTCACAAGAATCAAACTTATCAACTCACTGAATTACCTTCTCGAGAAAGAGTAATCGGTGTTGTTGAGTATATTCTGTCAAATACCTCCCCAAAGGTATATATTAAATGTCCTAAAGCGCATAAACCTGTGGAGTTTATTATTTTGAGACATTTTCTTGTAGCGCCCATTTTTTGTCTCAACAAAAATATGTCGTTAATCTTTGTTTCCAGAACTGGTTTCCAGAGTGCTCAGCCTATTGATATTCAAATGCATTCTACGCTAAACTTGATGAAGGACAAGGAGAGTTCTTCACACTCATGTTGGAAGAATAATTTATCACACTAATTGAAAAATGCAGATTCTTCACTGATGCTAAACCTcttccattcttttttttttccaccttcTAAACTGTGGAACCACAAATATATAGTTTCAACTTAAGCAATAATGAAAAACTATATTTACGACAAATATAATGCTGCAATCCATACCACAAATCGCAGACCTAAAATAATGGGATAGATAGATAAGTGCTCCATGAGGAGAGAAttagtcatcatcatcatttctcATAACATGCGTCCTATATCAAAGAAAGGAGTTGATCTCGCTTCCCATGGGAGAGCCACCATCGCACTAAACCAATAAGAACATATACCTGGTCTAGTAGTTTCTAATATGAATAACAGGGTCATGTTAAATTTGTGGCACTTTCTGATTGGTCTCGTTTTTTGGTAGGTACTGATTCAGGGCTATAATAGAGCTCAAATCTTGCATGCCAGAACTTAGAGGATATTTGAAGTAATTGGTATTATGTTTTACCAAATACTCTCTTAATCTCAAACAGGAAGACTATATTGCTAAATATTTAATCTCAATGTGGTCAAATTGATGCCAGACATACAGCACTGACAGCTTGTACTGGCATGTTAGTCAAAGCTTGTGCACAGGTAAAGACTGCATACTAACACCACACATACCTACCAGTTTTCACGGGTGGTCCACTCTTCAACTAAAAAGGTCCAGCTTCACTTTCTAGAAGCCCTGCTAAACatgtctttgatgtttcttGAATCTTTCTCCACTTTTGCCTTTTTAGGTTGCTTTCCAGGTCTCGtagtttttctttcattcccACTCTTTCCCTGACAGGGATAAGAGAGGTAGAAAATATCAGTCAAAACTTAAAAGTTATCACAAGTCTCTGAGCATGaacaataaaatacatatttagGCAGATAGCATGCATTAGGAATGTATCGGGGCAGGGTAGGGGAGGGGTCTCCTGCCTTTGTCCCTAATTGTAAATCTATTCCACATCCTCATCCCATACCCTGTCTTAAAACTAGGCAGGGTGAGGATGGAGAATCCTCATTATGAGGAAAAATTCCACAtccttaattaagaaaaattatatatatatatatataaaataataataaaccaatatatttaatataaatatttaatttttttaattttctaaatataGAATTATATCTAGTATATTacctttttaaaacttatattcataaaattatataaataatgacATAATATAATTGGGACAGGGAATAGGATCCCTGCCCCTGCCCCCAACCCAACCCGATTATCAGTCCCCATTTCTGCCTCAATGGGGATGGATCCCCTCGGGGACTTGATCCAATGGGTTTTTCCTTTTGCCATCCCTACCATGCATCCTTTTGTGCATTCAGCACTACACTAAAACCTCATGGTGCAGTAAAAGATTATGTTCACATGGTCATTGAGTCTAACTTTGTACTCATGCAAGGATTCTTTTTGCTCAAGACTAAGAACTTATATGCTAAATTCAACACAAAAGATTTCCCTACAAATATGATCTTTTTATCATGCAAAGCCAAGACTGGAACAGATTAAGAGGAAGCAGtataaaaaatctataaatgAATCAGGGGTCAGGCAGCTCACTAGTGCACAGTAAAGATGAGCATCCAAAAAGTTCTTTAAAATAATGGAGGGACCTCGGGTCTAGGTGATTGTACCTGTAATTGATTGGAAGACCCTAAACTATTGTCTGGAGCAGTTGGATGGAATTCAATAACTGATGCTTTCATAGTTGCATCCAATAAATTTAACCTGCAAACACAATCAGTTAACTAGAGAATGTGAATACATCTACCATGCCTAAGTTGTTTGATTTACATTATTCTCCTAGTTTGTAAAATACAGTAagcttaataattttttgttgatgAGAAAAATTCAGAGTTTGAAACAATACTTTAGATGGTCACACAAAAGCTTCAACCAAGGCTCATCCTCCAAGTATTCCCCCAATATTGAGATCGCATCAGTTACTGCaccaacaaaaattttaaaattaattaagaatgcAGCATTGTGTCCCCTATAATTTTGGAACTATTGTCATATGACAATTCCCCTTATATAatgccttttttatttaattactgTCAACTATTTTAGCCTCATATTCTAGTAGTCCCTTTTCATAGTAAtccatttattttccattctatttaaataataatttatttttgcaacAAGTTTCAGAAACCCTGGCTCAAGTGGCAAGGGATTAGGGTGGGgatgtgggaggttccaggtttCTTGTTAAAGATATTGTTTACCTACTAAAGAAGAGAGTTTAAcaaaaatcatgattttttattgttttgccTCTAATTTATCCAAGCATTTTACACAGTAATCATGTAAAGCATTATCTTTTGCATGATAAATCATCAACTTAGCATAATAGCATATATTAGTGAATAATTTGTGTTTGGCTCCAACATAGTAActgatttttcatattctttttgcatttttatgACATATTTGGTCACAACTCATATTTGTGTACCTCTAAAGCACAACATGATATATTTTTGTCCTAATTTTGCATTTTTATGCATTGAGTTAGGAGATATTTTTGTCTTACTTTAATGGAGTAATCAAACTCTATACCTATGATGTGAATGGTAGGCTTGTAAATTAGGAAAGAAAAATCTAGAACTTGATAGATGCTCTAGGTCTTGCATAGGTACTGAGTTATTCTTTAGTACCTCAGAAATCAAGAAACCAGAATCAACCAGCCACTCTTAACACTTTCTTTTAGACCTACCTGTTCTGAGATAGGTTGCATCACATCCTGCAATCTAGGTTCATCATAGCCCTTTCCTCATTGTCAATTTCAAATTGCTTCTTAGTTGAAGTATTTGATGGTTCTTTTGCTTCCAATGATGCTGATTTCTCTTTCAGTTGCTTAGATGGTGGAATTTCCTCATTGGCTGAAGAATTTTCTTATGTCTCTTATGCACAAAGGTATAGGTGTTTTTATTGTCATCATTTTGGagacctatccaaaaaaaaaaaaatagtcatcATTTTGGACTCCTAGATAAAAAAGTCATGGTCGTAAAAGTGAAAATGATCAGTTTCCATTGGAAAAACATTGCACCACACTAATTGCTCAAAATCAtaactaatattaaaatttactaAACAATAAGAACTCACACAACAAAATGTCTTCTATCCATGCTATTTGATAGCAATTCAGATGGTTCTTCATCTTTAGATTAAGCTTCTCAATAAGTTCTTGTGAAACTATAATGAACCTATCACATCCATCAATAATCATAGTGCATAATCTTTCTCGGCAAAAAGGTCCAAAAGAAGCTAGTATGTTGTCAATCCTCATCTTCGTTTGCCCTTGGTATGGTCACCAATAGTTGCATTAGAAAATTATAGCCTTTAAACATGGTTGCATAAATGGTTCTACTCCTTATTTAGTACCCTCAAGTCAAGAACTTTTGCTCCGACACCAAAACTGATTTAGGACGACCATAGGGTGGTTGTCTGCAATCAAAGAGGTCATCTTGAGCTTATCTAGTTTAGGGTTTAAAGAGACCAACCATGATAAAAGGCTGCGGTAGTGgggaaaaattatatttaaagcAGTAAAAGAGAGAGGATAGagaaaaaaagatgaaataaagtCTTGGAATTTCAGTAATGTTTCTAGGAATCTCaactaaaagaaaagagagtctcatcatcaaaagcaaatatgtataagaaaaaaatatatatatatatatcattcaaTTCACTGTTTTCTTGGTTTACATCAATAACCTTATTTATAGGTATTAGAAACCCAAAACCAATTAGTACTCTAATAAGGAATCCAATTAACCTACTTGGATTCTAACTGTTTCTGGAAGACTACTATATCTCCTAATTCATAAGTATTGGAACATAATTATAAACCTTTaggaaatagaaaattttatgaaCTCAAATCAACTTTTCCTAATTGGACTTCACATAGCCTGAATCTACAAAATTATCAAAAGACCCTTAACTAAACTAACTTGGTTTCTCCAttctcttttcttccttttttgatTAAACTTTTAAGGACACATCCACATCAATTCCCCCTACTTAGAGGAGGAAACTTGACCTCAAGTTTTGGTGGCTTTCCATAGTCTATTAAAATCCCAAGAAATCCTTTCTAACCTTTCTTTCATTGTTGTCCCATATGAACTCACTTTACACTCCTCATCTACTTGTCTTGTATAATATGCAGTCCATATTGAATTCACTTTCAACACTCTTCCTGCAAACTATTGATAATAATCTTTTGCTTTGGGAAGTCAGTCGCAAGCTTCTCTTGAGCTGTTAGCCTCTTACGCTTTGGACAAAATTATAAAccataaggaaataaaaacttgtGTCATTTTGCACATAAACTCCTATAGATTTTTCTatgtttggatttttattttttatttttttgataaatttttctaTGTTTGGATTTTTACAGTCAATAGATGCCTGATGGAAGGAAATATGTCTCTTCCTGTCTTAGTCAATTGGGTTGGTGTTGGGTGAGTGGTAGTTGTGCATGCTTGCTAGCagggtttttcctttttcctttttccctttaGCCTCTTTTAACTTTTTGCATGTTTGATTGGGTGGTTCTCTGCTTATTCCCTACAACTAGGGCCCATCCCCTTTTCATgcttttttacatattttattacttatcaaaaagaaagaaagaaagaaggaaagagcataaggaagaaagaaagaaagaaagaaagaacataaggaagaaagaaagaaggaaagaaaggtTATAAATAGCTTTCTTACAAAAACCATACATGTATCCTTCTTATCACGAGCAGCATAGTTTTTGTCCAATGTGGGTAGAATCTGTTTTAATTGGTGTACCTAAATTacagaagaaaaaaatgcataaaaaacaTGAGAATCTTCATAAGGTCTTACAACATGGCCACATATTCATAAAACTTTGTTCATGAGTGCATCTATATGTCAAAGTTAGAACATAATGGAAACTAGAAGGAAAAGAATGGTCAGCAGTATAGCATTGATTTTTCATCAGTAATGACCATGTCATTTTGCAGAGTGAATAAAGAAATCAATTGGTCGAATGGTTTAAAGATGAAGGCAGACCTTATAGCACAGCCAAGCTAAAACCTTTGAGTCATCCAGCCTAAAAAACTTGGAGGATCCGATTTCTGtcagaaagagagagaaagagaattaTTCAAACAACAACAGCTTGATAAAACAATGGCATGACAAACATCTTGGAGTCAGGATTCATATTCTTAAGATTCTGAACTTTGAACAACACATATAACCAATTGACATGCTATATATTCTCTTTCCAAAAGGACAGACCAAATGAGACTTCAGATTTATCAACTTTTAGCTTAGGGTATTTTCCAACTTCCTATTAAGTGATGACATGTCAGTGCATTTGTCAAAAAAAGGGCATCTGATATGACATAATACATCCCAGTTGGCAACTCTTAGCATGCTTGCAAGTAGAATTTCCATTGAATGAGAGATGTATGGGATTACCTTTGATTTCACAAACTACTTGCATACAATTCTCTGCAATGGGTATTAAATGTTGATATCCAGGATAGCTGTTAACGAACATTATCTCATCTAATTGCCTGAACTTCCCTGGGTCGTCCCTCTTCTGCATTCATTTGCAAGGTATACTAGTTATTGAAAGAAAACACCATAATCGTGATAAGGAAGTACATCACATTATGGCCTaggataattgatttacaacaCTAAATAGATTTTATAGTGTCAATATCTGAAGCAAATATATGCTTCAGAAAATACCAAATATACAATGGAGAATGCAAAAATAAGAAGGCCTCGCAGACTTATTAACTTGGCATGGACATCATTCTAAGTACTTAAGTGGGATTCTTCCACAAGGAAACATAAAGCACATGTATATAGAACCACATGGTGTGGGATGCTTtcacaaggaaaatgaaaggaaatataCATATAAAACCAATGGTGGATGTTCAACTACCAAATTGTAGATTTAAAATGGAAGAGGATGACTGAAACTACCATTTTAAGATGTGTTGAATCGGATAACTGAAGAAAAAGGCCCATGTTGCCAATCACAGTAGTGAAAATAAGGATC contains:
- the LOC100268103 gene encoding uncharacterized protein LOC100268103, which gives rise to MAWSEGVEETRLLIAPDVNAIGNGLGQFLSFRHPKSGKATCYLFKNGTLQELNWFKQSYGSWFLGDYVCEDGRLYTATIVDPVFIMLPIFEEARMKKRDDPGKFRQLDEIMFVNSYPGYQHLIPIAENCMQVVCEIKEIGSSKFFRLDDSKVLAWLCYKVHQLKQILPTLDKNYAARDKKDTLTDAISILGEYLEDEPWLKLLCDHLKLNLLDATMKASVIEFHPTAPDNSLGSSNQLQGKSGNERKTTRPGKQPKKAKVEKDSRNIKDMFSRASRK